The following are from one region of the Salvia splendens isolate huo1 unplaced genomic scaffold, SspV2 ctg370, whole genome shotgun sequence genome:
- the LOC121789949 gene encoding VQ motif-containing protein 22-like → MSYPHDWMQLNFTNENQTNTPPITAAASNNTPAADEGRGARPIRRRSRASRRTPTTLLNTDTTNFRAMVQQFTGIPAATSTAAPPGHLVNAAGMFDFTQRSNLYQGRGAQSHVQYPIHMQQRHVLTVADVHGRGGGGGGGAPPESSSPNESRDYESYML, encoded by the coding sequence ATGTCATATCCTCACGATTGGATGCAACTCAATTTCACCAATgaaaatcaaacaaacaccCCTCCAATTACCGCCGCCGCAAGTAACAACACTCCGGCCGCCGACGAAGGCCGCGGAGCGAGGCCAATCCGGCGGCGTTCGAGGGCCTCGCGGCGAACTCCCACCACCCTGCTCAACACCGACACCACCAACTTCCGCGCCATGGTGCAGCAATTCACCGGCATCCCCGCCGCCACGTCCACCGCCGCGCCGCCCGGCCACCTCGTCAACGCCGCCGGGATGTTCGATTTCACGCAGCGGTCCAATTTGTATCAAGGGAGAGGAGCTCAATCTCATGTCCAATATCCGATCCATATGCAGCAGCGCCATGTGCTCACGGTAGCCGACGTGCATGGGCgcggcggaggcggtggcggtggcgctCCGCCGGAGTCTTCTTCGCCAAATGAAAGTCGTGATTATGAGAGCTACATGCTTTGA